The genomic stretch ATTTCTGTGTACCGGATACCACCACCCGGGAATCCGCAACGGTCAGACCCTTCTCGTGGACGATCACCGGGTTCAGGTCCATCTCCTCGATCCCGGGGTGGCGTGCCACAAGATCCGAAACCCGCAGGAGAAGGTCGCAAACGGCCTGCACGTCGGAGGGCTTTTTCCCCCGGATCCCTTCCAGGACGCGCGCGCCGCGGATCTCGGCGACCATTTCCGCGGCGTCTTTCCCGGTCAGCGGGACGATCCGGAACGACACGTCCTTCATCACCTCGACCATGATCCCGCCGAGGCCGAACATCACCGCATGCCCGAACTGGAGGTCCCTCGTCACGCCGATGATGATCTCCTGGCCGGGGGGCGCCATGGCGGCCACGAGCGCGCCGCCGTCCGTCGCCCCGATCCTCCCGGCGGCCTCCCGGATGCTCCGGTACGCCTCCCGGACCCCTTCCTCACCGGCGATATTCAGGATCACCCCCCCCACGTCGGATTTGTGCGTAACGTCGGGGGAGTTCATCTTCAGGACGACGGGAAAACCGATGAGCCGGGCCGCGTCGATCGCCTCCTGCTCGCTCGTAACCGCCCGCGCGTCGGTCACGGGGAAACCGTTTCCGGCGAGGAACGCCATCGATTCGGCGGGGGTCATCGCCCTTACGGGCCCCTGCGTCTTCCCCGGCGGCGCGGCTCCCGACCGCTCCGGCGCGAACGTTTTCCGGTCGAACCGCGCGTAGCAGGACAAGGCCTTGACCGCCCTCTCCGGCGTCGGGAAGACGGCGATCTTCTTCTCGTGCATCTTCCCCCGCTCCTCCCTTTCCACATCGGCCCCGCCCAGGTAGGCGACGAGATCGCATCTTCCGGGACGGACGACATCGGCGGCGCCTGCGATCGGATCGCCGAAGATCGTCATGACCACGTCGTAGTGCCCTTCCGCGGCGGACAGGACCTTCCGGTAGCGATCCGCGTCGGTGTCCCCCGTGAGATCGAGGGGGTTTCCCACGATGCAGTGGGCGGGGAGAATTTCCTTGAGCCTGCCGGCGAGGTCCGGCGGGAGGGCGGCGACGCGGAATCCCTCCTCCTCGGCCACGTCCGTCGCGATGATGGCCGACCCCCCCGAACTGGTGACGATCAGGGTCCTCGGCCCCGGCGGAGGCGGCAGGTACGCGAGCGCCTTGGAGAAGTCGTACAGCTCCTCGAGGGTGGACGCGCGGTGCACACCGTACTGGCGGAACACGGCGTCGTAGATCTCGTCCTTCCCCGCGAGGGACCGGGTGTGGGATTCGGCCGCCTTTCTCCCCCGCTCCGTCCGCCCCGCCTTGAAGATCACGACGGGCTTTCGGCACTTGCGCAGGGCCGC from Candidatus Deferrimicrobiaceae bacterium encodes the following:
- a CDS encoding acetate--CoA ligase family protein produces the protein MISSLTPLFRPGRIAVIGASSNPEKMGFQIFRNILEAGFSGDVLPVNPKGEVILGRSSVRSAGEIPEGTDLAVVIIPAKLVPATILQLGERKVRSAIVITGGFAEAGEEGAALQDDLVRNAHRCGIRLIGPNCQGVNYPYHGLCASWPLITRRGEIAIVSQSGTVGAAFSDWASEDRLGFSAFVSMGNRADVDEADLIDFFADDPNTLVIALYIEGVKDAGKFLAALRKCRKPVVIFKAGRTERGRKAAESHTRSLAGKDEIYDAVFRQYGVHRASTLEELYDFSKALAYLPPPPGPRTLIVTSSGGSAIIATDVAEEEGFRVAALPPDLAGRLKEILPAHCIVGNPLDLTGDTDADRYRKVLSAAEGHYDVVMTIFGDPIAGAADVVRPGRCDLVAYLGGADVEREERGKMHEKKIAVFPTPERAVKALSCYARFDRKTFAPERSGAAPPGKTQGPVRAMTPAESMAFLAGNGFPVTDARAVTSEQEAIDAARLIGFPVVLKMNSPDVTHKSDVGGVILNIAGEEGVREAYRSIREAAGRIGATDGGALVAAMAPPGQEIIIGVTRDLQFGHAVMFGLGGIMVEVMKDVSFRIVPLTGKDAAEMVAEIRGARVLEGIRGKKPSDVQAVCDLLLRVSDLVARHPGIEEMDLNPVIVHEKGLTVADSRVVVSGTQK